The following are encoded together in the Thermoanaerobaculia bacterium genome:
- a CDS encoding zf-HC2 domain-containing protein, with translation MRSRIGKTLHSRGEESLTCEEVLTFLLDYLSRELPPDEQGNFERHLALCPSCAAYLATYEATVQLGREALRRELEVDPPPLDSELTRAILQARF, from the coding sequence ATGAGATCCCGCATCGGAAAGACGCTCCACTCGCGCGGCGAGGAGTCCCTCACCTGCGAAGAGGTGCTCACGTTCCTGCTCGACTACCTGTCGCGGGAGCTCCCGCCCGACGAGCAGGGGAACTTCGAGCGCCACCTCGCCCTCTGCCCCTCCTGCGCCGCCTACCTCGCGACCTACGAGGCGACGGTCCAACTCGGCCGGGAGGCGCTGCGACGGGAGCTCGAGGTCGATCCACCGCCGCTCGACAGCGAGCTCACGCGGGCGATTCTCCAGGCAAGGTTCTAG